One region of Primulina tabacum isolate GXHZ01 chromosome 1, ASM2559414v2, whole genome shotgun sequence genomic DNA includes:
- the LOC142515946 gene encoding cytochrome c oxidase subunit 6a, mitochondrial-like, with protein MATALVRSGLRSAFRGGARAPRASPVPKKSFSSSAHHDEAAEASKWEKITYAGIATCTILAIYNLSKGHHHFDEPLSYPYLHIRNKEFPWGPDGLFEVKEH; from the exons ATGGCGACCGCACTAGTGAGATCTGGTCTCCGCTCCGCCTTCCGCGGCGGCGCACGTGCCCCACGCGCCTCCCCCGTTCCAAAAAAGTCCTTTTCCTCGTCTGCACACCACGATGAAGCTG CTGAGGCTTCAAAGTGGGAGAAGATAACTTACGCAGGAATAGCAACATGCACCATTCTCGCCATCTATAACCTTTCCAAGGGTCATCATCACTTTGACGAGCCCCTT TCATACCCATACTTGCACATTCGTAACAAGGAGTTTCCCTGGG GTCCAGATGGCCTTTTTGAGGTGAAGGAGCATTGA
- the LOC142508824 gene encoding uncharacterized protein LOC142508824 encodes MSSRGGNQIQILFFILAIFLVSFIHTADSSNRDAEILLRVKNSQLHDPLRKLDDWVGSVRNAPCSWTGISCDRQNISVVSIELSDINVSGNFPADFCRISTLRNMDVSSNSLGGSIDSDSISLCSHLFSLNLSSNYFVGDLPEFPVEFLNLTVLDLSLNNFSGEIPASFANFPRLSFLSLGSNLLNGSIPDFLFNLTGLTQLVLSGNPFISSPLPEIIGSLRNLQILVLSYSNLVGKIPVSIGNLVSLKTLDLSANNLQGNIPESIAGVKSVEVIELFGNQLSGELPDTFSNLTSLRQFDASGNSLTGKIPESLAGLQLESLQLSDNFLEGEIPEALALNPNLVDLRLFNNNLSGSLPEFMGMNSDLEEIDVSDNNLDGPLPRNLCYKKTLNRLILFGNRISGTIPELYGECSSLTYVRIQENELSGAVPDGFWGISGLVLVELTDNKLQGSFPPSISNAKGLEQLLISGNNFSGKFPVEICGLQELRKMDCSRNQFFGDLPSCMYQLTNLQEFHIQKNQFIGEIPKGVGDWTELTQLDLSDNHFSGNIPAEIGSLPVLTLLDLSHNSFTGEIPVSLTNLKLNEFNVSYNRLQGKVPLGFDTKFFLPSLMENPDLCSPDLGPLPPCSRSKHVNFVLVGILSILALILVVLLWLLIKTKKLITFGRRKKSWKITSFQRIGFNEEDVFAALRDENLIGSGGSGRVYRVKLKSGQTVAAKRLWGMHRIAESEEVFRSEVETLGRIRHANIVRLLFSCMGEDIKVLVYDYMKNGSLGDMLNDEKHGRYLDWPRRFAIASGAAQGLAYLHHDCVPSIVHRDVKPNNILIDEEFKPKLADFGLAKIVKQDGLQSDQVMSRVAGSYGYIAPEYAYTMKVTEKSDVYSFGVVLLELITGKRPNDASFGENKNIVRWAMEMAFASSEQGSENATGTIDKTCFDKLLDHRMDSSTIEYEEVEKILNVALSCTAELPASRPSMRRVVELIKDHSPTSSK; translated from the exons ATGAGTAGTCGTGGGGGAAATCAAATCCAGATTCTGTTTTTCATACTTGCCATTTTCTTGGTCAGTTTCATACACACTGCGGATTCATCCAACAGAGACGCAGAGATTCTTCTCCGCGTAAAGAACAGCCAACTCCACGACCCGTTGAGGAAGCTCGACGACTGGGTCGGGTCGGTCCGGAATGCGCCGTGCAGTTGGACGGGCATTTCTTGCGACCGGCAGAATATCAGCGTGGTTTCCATCGAGCTATCTGATATCAATGTTTCAGGGAATTTTCCGGCGGATTTTTGCCGGATTTCTACTCTCCGGAATATGGACGTGTCATCCAATAGCCTCGGCGGGAGCATTGATTCTGATTCCATTTCACTGTGTTCTCATCTTTTTTCTCTCAATCTGTCGTCGAATTATTTTGTCGGCGACTTACCGGAGTTCCCGGTGGAGTTCCTGAATCTGACGGTCTTGGATTTGTCCCTCAACAATTTTTCAGGTGAAATTCCCGCAAGTTTTGCCAATTTTCCAAGACTCAGTTTTTTGTCTCTGGGTTCAAATCTGTTGAACGGGTCGATCCCGGATTTCTTGTTCAATTTAACTGGATTAACTCAGTTAGTGTTGTCTGGAAATCCCTTTATCTCCAGCCCATTGCCGGAAATCATAGGAAGCCTCAGAAATCTTCAGATTCTGGTTCTCTCGTATTCTAATCTTGTCGGGAAAATCCCGGTCTCTATTGGAAATCTTGTTTCTCTCAAAACCTTGGATTTGTCAGCGAATAATCTTCAAGGAAACATACCAGAAAGTATTGCTGGAGTGAAAAGCGTCGAAGTGATTGAACTATTTGGTAATCAACTATCGGGGGAATTGCCAGACACGTTTTCCAATCTTACTTCGTTGCGGCAGTTTGACGCCTCGGGTAATAGTCTTACCGGAAAAATACCTGAAAGTCTGGCGGGTCTTCAGTTGGAATCTTTACAACTCAGCGACAATTTCTTGGAAGGTGAAATTCCAGAGGCTTTAGCTTTAAACCCAAATCTTGTCGATCTGAGGCTGTTTAATAACAACTTGTCAGGTTCTTTGCCCGAATTCATGGGTATGAACTCGGATTTGGAAGAAATTGACGTATCTGATAACAATTTGGATGGCCCGTTACCTCGGAATTTGTGTTATAAGAAGACGCTTAATCGTTTGATACTCTTTGGTAACAGAATTTCAGGCACAATCCCTGAATTATACGGCGAATGCAGTAGTTTAACGTATGTGagaattcaagaaaatgaacTTTCAGGAGCGGTACCAGATGGATTCTGGGGTATTAGTGGGCTTGTGCTGGTTGAGCTGACAGATAACAAGTTACAAGGTTCTTTCCCTCCGTCGATTTCAAATGCCAAAGGGCTAGAACAATTGTTGATCTCAGGCAACAATTTTTCAGGCAAGTTTCCTGTCGAAATTTGCGGTTTGCAAGAGCTTAGGAAAATGGATTGCAGTAGGAACCAGTTTTTTGGTGATCTGCCCTCGTGTATGTATCAACTGACCAATTTACAGGAGTTTCACATTCAAAAAAATCAGTTCATTGGCGAAATTCCGAAAGGTGTTGGGGATTGGACAGAGTTAACACAGTTGGATTTATCGGACAATCATTTTTCAGGTAATATTCCGGCAGAAATAGGGAGTCTGCCAGTGCTAACACTCTTGGATCTTTCCCACAACTCATTCACTGGGGAGATTCCGGTATCGCTGACGAATCTGAAACTCAATGAGTTCAATGTGTCGTATAATAGGCTTCAAGGGAAAGTCCCACTTGGTTTCGATACCAAGTTTTTTCTCCCAAGTCTAATGGAGAACCCAGATTTGTGTAGTCCGGATCTTGGGCCGCTTCCTCCTTGCTCGAGATCCAAACACGTGAACTTTGTACTAGTGGGAATTCTCTCAATTCTTGCATTGATACTGGTGGTTTTACTTTGGCTCTTGATCAAGACCAAGAAGTTAATTACGTTTGGTAGAAGGAAGAAATCTTGGAAAATCACGTCGTTCCAACGGATTGGGTTCAATGAAGAGGACGTGTTCGCAGCCTTAAGAGATGAGAATCTTATTGGATCTGGTGGGTCAGGGCGTGTCTATCGGGTCAAGCTGAAAAGTGGGCAGACAGTTGCTGCCAAGAGGCTCTGGGGCATGCACCGTATAGCAGAATCGGAGGAAGTGTTCCGCTCGGAGGTGGAGACGTTGGGTAGAATACGACATGCGAACATTGTTAGACTGTTGTTTAGTTGCATGGGCGAGGATATTAAAGTGTTGGTGTATGATTATATGAAGAATGGGAGTTTAGGAGACATGTTGAATGACGAGAAGCATGGGAGGTATTTGGATTGGCCAAGGAGATTCGCAATTGCATCAGGAGCAGCTCAGGGGCTCGCTTATTTGCACCATGATTGTGTGCCATCGATTGTTCATAGAGATGTCAAACCGAATAACATTTTGATAGATGAAGAGTTTAAGCCTAAATTAGCTGATTTCGGGTTGGCCAAGATAGTGAAACAAGATGGACTACAGAGTGATCAAGTCATGTCTCGTGTTGCAGGTTCCTATGGATACATAGCGCCGG AATATGCCTACACGATGAAAGTTACAGAAAAGAGCGATGTCTACAGCTTTGGAGTCGTTTTATTAGAACTGATAACTGGAAAAAGGCCAAACGACGCTTCATTTGGCGAGAATAAGAACATTGTTAGGTGGGCAATGGAGATGGCTTTTGCATCTTCGGAACAAGGAAGTGAGAACGCTACTGGCACAATAGACAAAACTTGCTTCGATAAACTTTTAGACCATCGAATGGATTCGTCGACCATTGAATATGAAGAGGTGGAGAAGATCTTGAACGTGGCTTTGTCGTGCACGGCCGAGTTACCGGCCAGTAGACCTTCTATGAGGAGGGTTGTCGAATTGATCAAGGATCATTCGCCTACTAGTTCCAAGTGA
- the LOC142508100 gene encoding cysteine desulfurase, mitochondrial-like: protein MTSKLVAAAIRRSILNGTPFIRLNFSTAAAASVEPLEEESSGISMKGVKISGRPLYLDMQATSPVDPRVLDAMLPYYISQFGNPHSRTHLYGWESERAVEAARAQVSALINSSPKEIIFTSGATESNNISIKGVLHFYKEKKRHVITTQTEHKCVLDSCRHLQHEGFEVTYLPVNSDGLVDLEKLRDSIRPDTGLVSVMMVNNEIGVIQPMVEIGKMCKEFNVPLHTDAAQALGKIPIDVDRMNISLMSLSGHKIYGPKGIGALYMRRRPRIRVEPQMNGGGQERGIRSGTVPTPLVVGFGAACELAMKEMEYDDKRIRALQERLLNGVRTKLEGVVVNGSEESRYVGNLNLSFAFVEGESLLMGLKEVAVSSGSACTSASLEPSYVLRALGVDEDMAHTSIRYGIGRFTTEAEIDRAVELTVNQVEKLREMSPLYEMYKDGIDIKSIQWSQH, encoded by the coding sequence ATGACATCGAAGCTTGTCGCCGCCGCCATCCGCCGCAGCATCCTTAATGGTACGCCCTTCATCCGCCTTAATTTTTCCACTGCAGCCGCAGCTTCCGTTGAGCCATTAGAGGAGGAGTCAAGCGGAATATCAATGAAAGGCGTAAAAATCTCCGGGAGACCTCTCTATCTAGATATGCAGGCAACGTCTCCTGTGGACCCTAGAGTTCTTGATGCTATGCTACCATATTATATTTCCCAATTCGGGAACCCTCACTCCCGCACCCACCTTTACGGGTGGGAATCGGAACGGGCTGTCGAGGCGGCCCGAGCCCAAGTTTCTGCCCTGATCAACTCCTCGCCAAAAGAAATAATCTTCACCTCCGGGGCCACCGAGTCTAACAATATCTCGATCAAGGGTGTTCTGCACTTTTACAAAGAGAAGAAGCGTCACGTTATCACGACCCAGACCGAACATAAATGTGTATTGGATTCCTGCCGTCATTTACAGCATGAGGGGTTTGAGGTTACTTATCTTCCAGTAAATTCCGACGGGCTTGTAGATTTGGAAAAGCTCCGGGATTCCATTCGGCCTGATACCGGCTTGGTTTCTGTAATGATGGTTAATAACGAGATTGGTGTTATTCAGCCGATGGTAGAAATTGGGAAAATGTGCAAGGAGTTTAATGTTCCTCTGCATACTGATGCTGCACAGGCATTGGGGAAGATTCCCATTGACGTGGACAGGATGAATATTAGTCTAATGTCTTTGAGTGGTCATAAGATTTACGGGCCTAAGGGCATTGGGGCATTGTACATGAGAAGAAGGCCGAGAATTAGAGTGGAACCACAAATGAATGGGGGTGGACAAGAGAGGGGGATAAGGAGTGGAACTGTCCCTACACCTTTGGTTGTTGGGTTTGGTGCTGCGTGTGAGTTAGCAATGAAGGAAATGGAATATGATGATAAAAGGATAAGGGCGTTGCAGGAACGGTTATTGAATGGTGTAAGGACGAAGTTAGAAGGGGTAGTTGTGAACGGAAGTGAGGAGAGCCGGTATGTGGGGAATTTGAACTTGTCCTTCGCTTTTGTGGAAGGTGAGAGCTTGTTGATGGGGCTGAAGGAGGTGGCTGTCTCGAGTGGCAGCGCTTGTACCAGTGCGAGTTTGGAACCGTCATATGTGTTGAGGGCATTGGGAGTTGATGAGGATATGGCTCATACCTCGATTAGATATGGAATCGGAAGGTTCACTACCGAGGCAGAAATTGATAGGGCGGTGGAGCTCACAGTAAATCAGGTGGAGAAGTTGAGGGAAATGAGCCCTCTTTATGAAATGTACAAGGATGGGATTGACATCAAGAGTATCCAATGGTCACAGCACTAG
- the LOC142508671 gene encoding uncharacterized protein LOC142508671, whose protein sequence is MLFLLLLFLHLHLHLRHSAAATQPRWSGDRALLSIKGAITEDPHSSLASWNPDTSHCTWRGVTCDATGGHVIALDISGLSLTGTLSPNVGHLRLLLNLSAADNYLSGPVPLQISEITNLRNLNLSNNVFNLSFPPGLYGLKNLQVLDLYNNNLTGDFPSQAYLLTNLRHLHLGGNFFSGEIPPEFGSFQYLEYLAVSGNGLTGMIPMEIGNLTQLKELYIGYFNTFSGGIPKEIGNLSQLTRFDASSCGLNGEIPAELGNLENLDTLFLQVNDLSGPLTAELGKLKSLKSMDLSNNMLSGEIPPLFAELKNVTLLNLFRNRLTGSIPDFIGELPELQVLQLWDNNFTGSIPHNLGSNGNLQEVDVSSNKLTGNLPQNLCTGNHLHTLITLGNFLVGPIPDTLGQCESLSRVRMGENYLNGSIPKGLLSLPNLTQVELHDNLLSGSFPETDELSSRLGQISLSNNHLTGPLPPSIGNFVGVQKLLLDGNKFTGQIPAEIGKLRELSKMDFSHNEFSGPIAPEISQCKLLTYVDLSRNQLFGEIPPEMTGMKILNYLNLSRNHLSGSIPSSVSSMQSLTSVDFSYNNLSGLVPSTGQFSYFNSTLFLGNPYLCGPYLGPCKEGGVDGAERPHQKGSFSALMKLLLVLGLLVCSIVFAVAAIIKARSLKKANESRSWKLTAFQRLDFSCDEVLACLKEDNIIGKGGAGIVYKGVLSNGEHMAVKRLPAIGRFSSHDHGFSAEIQTLGTIRHRHIVRLLGFCSNQETNLLVYEYMPNGSLGEMLHGKKGGGHLSWDTRYKIAVEAAKGLCYLHHDCSPLIVHRDVKSNNILLDSNFEAHVADFGLAKFLQDSGASECMSAIAGSYGYIAPEYAYTLKVDEKSDVYSFGVVLLELVTGRKPVGEFGDGVDIVQWVRRMTDGNKEDVIKILDPILPTVPLHEVIHVFYVAMLCIEEQAVERPTMREVVQILTELPRPIDNKLEDSAITEYNPPAESSLESPIKHHQTQPPPDLLSI, encoded by the exons atgcTTTTCCTCCTGCTGCTGTTCCTCCACCTCCATCTCCACCTCCGCCACTCCGCCGCCGCAACACAGCCCCGGTGGTCGGGTGACCGAGCTTTACTTTCAATTAAAGGGGCTATCACCGAAGACCCGCATTCCTCCTTGGCTTCCTGGAACCCCGACACCAGCCACTGCACGTGGCGGGGAGTTACCTGCGACGCCACCGGGGGTCACGTGATTGCTCTCGATATCTCCGGCCTCAGCCTCACTGGAACACTCTCCCCTAATGTTGGCCACCTCCGGTTACTTTTGAACTTGTCCGCCGCCGACAACTATCTCTCCGGCCCTGTCCCTTTACAAATCTCTGAAATCACTAACCTCCGTAATCTTAATCTATCTAACAATGTTTTCAACTTGAGCTTCCCTCCTGGACTTTACGGCCTGAAAAACCTTCAAGTTCTCGATCTTTACAACAATAACTTGACTGGGGACTTCCCGTCGCAAGCGTATCTACTGACTAACCTCCGCCACTTACACCTCGGTGGCAACTTCTTCTCCGGTGAGATTCCGCCGGAGTTTGGCTCGTTTCAGTATCTGGAATACCTCGCTGTTTCCGGCAATGGGCTGACGGGAATGATTCCAATGGAGATTGGAAACCTGACGCAACTCAAGGAACTTTACATTGGGTACTTCAATACATTTTCTGGGGGAATTCCAAAGGAGATTGGGAATTTGTCTCAGTTGACGCGGTTCGATGCTTCAAGCTGCGGGCTCAACGGCGAGATCCCTGCGGAGTTGGGTAATCTGGAGAATCTTGACACCCTTTTTCTCCAAGTGAATGATCTCTCGGGGCCATTGACTGCGGAACTTGGGAAGCTAAAGAGCTTAAAATCAATGGACCTGTCAAACAACATGCTTTCTGGTGAGATTCCTCCCTTGTTTGCGGAGCTGAAAAATGTGACTCTCTTGAATCTTTTCAGGAATAGGCTGACGGGCTCAATACCAGACTTCATTGGGGAATTACCGGAGCTCCAAGTTTTGCAGTTGTGGGACAACAACTTCACTGGAAGCATTCCGCATAATTTAGGTTCTAATGGCAATCTGCAGGAAGTAGATGTTAGTTCCAACAAGTTAACAGGAAATTTACCCCAAAATCTCTGCACAGGAAACCATCTTCACACATTGATCACTCTGGGTAACTTCCTAGTGGGCCCGATTCCAGATACACTCGGCCAGTGCGAGTCCCTGAGTCGTGTTCGAATGGGCGAAAACTATCTAAATGGGTCCATTCCAAAAGGGCTCTTGAGTCTGCCCAATCTAACCCAAGTCGAGCTTCATGACAATCTTCTTTCTGGTTCATTTCCAGAGACGGATGAGTTGTCTTCTCGTCTGGGGCAGATAAGTCTATCTAACAATCATCTCACCGGGCCATTGCCGCCAAGTATTGGGAATTTTGTCGGTGTTCAAAAGCTTTTGCTTGATGGTAACAAGTTTACAGGCCAGATTCCAGCTGAAATAGGGAAGTTGCGGGAGCTCTCAAAGATGGATTTCAGCCATAACGAGTTTTCTGGCCCCATTGCGCCGGAGATTAGCCAGTGCAAGCTGCTAACATATGTTGATCTGAGCCGAAATCAGCTCTTTGGTGAGATTCCTCCTGAGATGACTGGTATGAagattttgaactacttgaactTGTCTAGAAACCATTTGTCAGGCAGCATTCCTTCTTCGGTTTCTAGCATGCAAAGCTTAACTTCTGTTGATTTTTCTTACAACAATTTGTCTGGTTTGGTTCCTAGCACTGGTCAATTCAGTTATTTCAATTCTACGTTGTTTTTGGGCAATCCTTATCTATGTGGTCCGTATTTGGGGCCTTGCAAAGAGGGTGGTGTAGATGGTGCTGAAAGGCCTCATCAGAAGGGGTCTTTCTCTGCTTTAATGAAGCTTTTACTAGTTCTTGGGTTGCTAGTTTGTTCGATTGTGTTTGCTGTGGCAGCAATCATTAAAGCTCGGTCATTGAAGAAAGCAAATGAGTCTCGTTCTTGGAAACTCACTGCCTTCCAAAGATTggatttttcttgtgatgagGTATTGGCTTGTTTGAAGGAGGACAACATAATTGGAAAAGGAGGTGCTGGTATTGTGTACAAGGGTGTACTTTCAAATGGTGAACACATGGCTGTGAAGAGGTTACCGGCAATAGGCCGTTTCTCTTCGCACGATCATGGGTTCAGTGCAGAGATACAGACTTTAGGGACGATTAGACACCGGCACATAGTTAGATTATTGGGTTTCTGCTCGAATCAAGAAACTAATCTTTTGGTTTACGAATATATGCCGAATGGCAGTTTGGGAGAAATGCTTCATGGCAAGAAAGGAGGAGGCCATTTGAGTTGGGATACTAGGTATAAGATAGCTGTGGAGGCTGCAAAAGGCCTTTGCTATCTTCATCATGATTGCTCGCCATTGATCGTTCACCGTGATGTTAAATCAAATAACATACTCTTGGATTCCAATTTTGAAGCTCATGTAGCTGATTTTGGGCTTGCCAAGTTCTTACAAGATTCAGGAGCATCAGAGTGCATGTCAGCTATTGCTGGTTCATATGGATATATTGCTCCAG AATATGCCTACACACTCAAAGTCGATGAGAAAAGTGATGTATACAGCTTCGGGGTGGTTCTCTTAGAACTTGTTACAGGGCGAAAGCCAGTGGGAGAGTTTGGTGACGGTGTTGACATAGTCCAATGGGTTCGGAGAATGACTGATGGAAACAAAGAAGATGTGATCAAGATCCTCGATCCAATACTCCCCACCGTCCCTCTACACGAAGTGATACACGTCTTCTATGTAGCGATGCTTTGTATAGAAGAACAGGCAGTCGAACGCCCCACCATGCGTGAGGTAGTGCAAATACTAACCGAGCTTCCTAGGCCAATCGACAACAAACTGGAAGATTCTGCGATCACAGAATATAATCCTCCAGCAGAATCCAGTTTAGAATCTCCCATTAAACACCATCAAACTCAACCACCACCCGATCTTCTCAGTATTTAA